A section of the Salminus brasiliensis chromosome 10, fSalBra1.hap2, whole genome shotgun sequence genome encodes:
- the ppp1r13ba gene encoding protein phosphatase 1, regulatory subunit 13Ba isoform X4, which translates to MEWKHVEAVQEFTAEGQCSKIHVRSCRITWDSPQVGTPRVELTLSELQEMAVRQQQQIEAQQQMLVAKEQRLRYLKQQDPRQAACEPEKLQKLRERVESQEAKLKKIRAMRGQVDYSKIINGSLSAEIEHVSNLFQEKQAELQHAVLKVDQLTQQLDDLRHGRLNGLQPVGAPLSGTAALELRKLYQELQIRNKLNQEQNSKLQQHKDMLNKRNLEVTMMDKRIEDLRERLYKKKAELNRMNGPPSPQPGAVSSGRVAAVFPYIQVPAVGRQDGDYTLPPDPLKPHTLSAPVNHIRSKSEDDGVRKPAGPWKVSDLDIIVDPVVASAEPREGPGSPAGSDCASSNDANWPSFTKSKAPDWKDASREPGSMSGGEKDSPKVLGTITALSRQPPPIYGTYPSAGHHSTVCATNSLPRSAPATLSWQRAHPACGSSSQQIQQRITVPPSPTSQSSSPLFPQADRTEPPLAVAVRPFVPDRGSRPQSPRKGPATMNSSSIYHMYLQQPASKNYPSSSSSTRAAVKAVYGKPVLPGSASASPVPFQHQTSRDETDREADPEGTPHPPPAVDNIPRPLSPTKLTPVAHSPLRYQSDADLEVLRRKLANAPRPLKKRSSITEPEGPSGPNIQKLLYQRFNTLAGGMESSVGVPPFYQPDSPLSYMGLDTANGNLLEPGTLAAPLAETSAPEPAPASSPTADANENQPAERTECPQPIDTSVSSSKDLSPEDSHNNNQNNQSEGPETQPSPPPETQTPTEEETAEEPGRAASAKRTNLKKPGSERTGHGLRVKFNPLALLLDASLEGEFDLVQRIIYEVENPSTPNDEGITPLHNAVCAGHHHIVKFLLDFGVNVNAADSDGWTPLHCAASCNSVHLCKLLVESGAAIFATTISDVETAADKCEEMEEGYVQCSQFLYGVQEKLGVMNKGAVYALWDYKAQSSDELSFCEGDALTILRRRDDTETEWWWARLNNQEGYVPRNLLGLYPRIKPRQRSLA; encoded by the exons gagCAGCGTTTGCGGTATCTGAAGCAGCAGGACCCTCGGCAGGCCGCGTGTGAGCCggagaagctccagaagctgagGGAGAGAGTGGAGAGCCAGGAGGCGAAGCTGAAGAAAATCCGCGCTATGAGGGGTCAGGTGGACTACAGCAAGATCATCAACGGCAGCCTGT cggcGGAGATAGAGCATGTGAGCAATCTGTTCCAGGAGAAGCAGGCGGAGCTGCAACACGCTGTGCTGAAGGTGGATCAGCTCACACAGCAGCTGGATGACCTTCGGCATGGACGGCTAAACGGCCTGCAGCCTGTTGGGGCGCCACTGAGCGGGACAGCCGCGCTGGAGCTTCGAAAACTTTACCAGGAGCtacag ATCCGGAACAAACTGAATCAGGAACAGAACAGTAAGCTGCAGCAGCACAAGGACATGCTGAATAAACGCAACCTAGAAGTGACCATGATGGACAAACGCATTGAGGACCTGAGAGAGCGACTCTACAAAAAGAAAGCTGAG TTGAATCGGATGAATGGTCCTCCCTCTCCACAGCCAGGTGCTGTTAGTTCTGGTCGTGTTGCAGCTGTGTTTCCATATATCCAGGTTCCGGCAGTGGGCAGGCAGGATGGGGACTACACTTTACCCCCAGACCctctcaaaccacacacactttctgccCCAGTCAACCACATTCGGTCCAAATCAG AGGACGATGGGGTGAGGAAGCCTGCAGGCCCCTGGAAGGTCTCAGACTTAGACATCATAGTGGACCCTGTGGTGGCCTCCGCTGAGCCCAGAGAGGGGCCCGGGTCCCCCGCAGGCTCCGACTGTGCTTCCT CGAACGATGCGAACTGGCCTTCCTTCACCAAGAGCAAAGCTCCAGACTGGAAGGACGCCAGCCGGGAACCGGGCAGCATGTCCGGCGGTGAAAAG GACTCCCCCAAAGTGCTGGGCACAATAACGGCCTTGTCCCGACAGCCGCCCCCTATCTATGGCACCTACCCCAGCGCGGGTCATCACTCAACAGTCTGCGCCACCAACTCCCTGCCCCGCTCTGCTCCGGCCACGCTGTCCTGGCAGAGAGCGCACCCTGCCTGCGGCTCCTCCTCGCAGCAGATTCAGCAGAGGATCACGGTACCTCCCAGCCCCACCTCGCAGTCCAGCTCACCCCTCTTCCCCCAGGCAGACAGGACCGAGCCCCCGCTGGCTGTTGCTGTGCGGCCCTTCGTTCCGGACCGAGGGTCGCGACCTCAGTCCCCAAGAAAAGGCCCTGCCACCATGAACTCCAGCTCCATCTACCACATGTACCTGCAGCAGCCCGCCTCCAAAAACtaccccagcagcagcagcagcactagAGCTGCCGTCAAAGCAG TCTATGGTAAACCAGTGTTGCCAGGCTCCGCCTCTGCCTCCCCCGTGCCCTTCCAGCACCAGACCTCCAGAGATGAAACTGACCGGGAAGCTGACCCTGAAGGCACGCCGCATCCTCCACCGGCTGTGGACAACATCCCCCGTCCTCTCAGCCCCACCAAACTCACCCCGGTGGCCCACTCGCCCCTGCGCTACCAGAGCGATGCTGATTTGGAGGTGCTGAGGAGGAAACTAGCCAACGCTCCCCGGCCACTTAAGAAACGGAGCTCCATCACAGAGCCTGAGGGTCCAAGTGGACCAAACATCCAGAAGCTTCTCTACCAGCGTTTCAACACACTAGCTGGTGGAATGGAATCCAGTGTAGGCGTCCCGCCGTTTTACCAACCAGATAGCCCCCTGAGCTACATGGGCTTGGACACTGCTAATGGGAATTTGCTTGAGCCAGGAACACTAGCTGCACCTCTAGCAGAGACATCCGCTCCAGAGCCAGCCCCCGCTTCATCACCCACAGCTGATGCCAATGAAAACCAACCGGCTGAACGAACAGAGTGCCCTCAGCCTATAGACACCTCAGTGTCTTCTTCTAAAGACCTGAGCCCTGAGGACAGTCATAACAATAATCAGAATAATCAGTCAGAAGGTCCGGAGACACAGCCTAGCCCACCACCCGAGACCCAAACACCTACAGAAGAGGAAACCGCAGAGGAGCCTGGCAGGGCCGCTTCA GCGAAACGGACCAACCTGAAGAAGCCTGGCTCCGAGAGGACGGGTCATGGCTTGAGGGTCAAGTTCAACCCCCTGGCGCTGCTTCTGGATGCATCTCTGGAGGGCGAGTTCGACCTGGTGCAGAGGATCATATATGAG GTGGAGAACCCCAGCACTCCTAATGACGAGGGCATCACGCCTCTCCATAACGCCGTGTGCGCTGGTCACCATCACATCGTGAAGTTCCTGCTGGACTTCGGAGTCAACGTCAACGCGGCAGACAGCGATGGATG GACGCCCCTGCACTGCGCGGCCTCCTGCAACAGCGTCCATCTCTGCAAGCTGCTGGTGGAGTCTGGGGCTGCCATATTTGCCACCACCATCAGTGATGTGGAGACGGCGGCGGATAAGTgtgaggagatggaggaggGATACGTCCAGTGCTCTCAGTTTCTCTATG GTGTGCAGGAGAAGCTGGGCGTGATGAATAAAGGTGCGGTTTACGCTCTGTGGGATTATAAGGCTCAGAGTTCAGATGAGCTGTCCTTCTGCGAGGGAGACGCTCTGACCATTCTGAGGCGCAGAGACGACACCGAGACAGAGTGGTGGTGGGCGAGGCTTAACAACCAGGAGGGATACGTCCCCCGAAACCTGCTGGGG
- the ppp1r13ba gene encoding protein phosphatase 1, regulatory subunit 13Ba isoform X5, with protein sequence MDKPFENGVGTPRVELTLSELQEMAVRQQQQIEAQQQMLVAKEQRLRYLKQQDPRQAACEPEKLQKLRERVESQEAKLKKIRAMRGQVDYSKIINGSLSAEIEHVSNLFQEKQAELQHAVLKVDQLTQQLDDLRHGRLNGLQPVGAPLSGTAALELRKLYQELQIRNKLNQEQNSKLQQHKDMLNKRNLEVTMMDKRIEDLRERLYKKKAELNRMNGPPSPQPGAVSSGRVAAVFPYIQVPAVGRQDGDYTLPPDPLKPHTLSAPVNHIRSKSEDDGVRKPAGPWKVSDLDIIVDPVVASAEPREGPGSPAGSDCASSNDANWPSFTKSKAPDWKDASREPGSMSGGEKDSPKVLGTITALSRQPPPIYGTYPSAGHHSTVCATNSLPRSAPATLSWQRAHPACGSSSQQIQQRITVPPSPTSQSSSPLFPQADRTEPPLAVAVRPFVPDRGSRPQSPRKGPATMNSSSIYHMYLQQPASKNYPSSSSSTRAAVKAVYGKPVLPGSASASPVPFQHQTSRDETDREADPEGTPHPPPAVDNIPRPLSPTKLTPVAHSPLRYQSDADLEVLRRKLANAPRPLKKRSSITEPEGPSGPNIQKLLYQRFNTLAGGMESSVGVPPFYQPDSPLSYMGLDTANGNLLEPGTLAAPLAETSAPEPAPASSPTADANENQPAERTECPQPIDTSVSSSKDLSPEDSHNNNQNNQSEGPETQPSPPPETQTPTEEETAEEPGRAASAKRTNLKKPGSERTGHGLRVKFNPLALLLDASLEGEFDLVQRIIYEVENPSTPNDEGITPLHNAVCAGHHHIVKFLLDFGVNVNAADSDGWTPLHCAASCNSVHLCKLLVESGAAIFATTISDVETAADKCEEMEEGYVQCSQFLYGVQEKLGVMNKGAVYALWDYKAQSSDELSFCEGDALTILRRRDDTETEWWWARLNNQEGYVPRNLLGLYPRIKPRQRSLA encoded by the exons gagCAGCGTTTGCGGTATCTGAAGCAGCAGGACCCTCGGCAGGCCGCGTGTGAGCCggagaagctccagaagctgagGGAGAGAGTGGAGAGCCAGGAGGCGAAGCTGAAGAAAATCCGCGCTATGAGGGGTCAGGTGGACTACAGCAAGATCATCAACGGCAGCCTGT cggcGGAGATAGAGCATGTGAGCAATCTGTTCCAGGAGAAGCAGGCGGAGCTGCAACACGCTGTGCTGAAGGTGGATCAGCTCACACAGCAGCTGGATGACCTTCGGCATGGACGGCTAAACGGCCTGCAGCCTGTTGGGGCGCCACTGAGCGGGACAGCCGCGCTGGAGCTTCGAAAACTTTACCAGGAGCtacag ATCCGGAACAAACTGAATCAGGAACAGAACAGTAAGCTGCAGCAGCACAAGGACATGCTGAATAAACGCAACCTAGAAGTGACCATGATGGACAAACGCATTGAGGACCTGAGAGAGCGACTCTACAAAAAGAAAGCTGAG TTGAATCGGATGAATGGTCCTCCCTCTCCACAGCCAGGTGCTGTTAGTTCTGGTCGTGTTGCAGCTGTGTTTCCATATATCCAGGTTCCGGCAGTGGGCAGGCAGGATGGGGACTACACTTTACCCCCAGACCctctcaaaccacacacactttctgccCCAGTCAACCACATTCGGTCCAAATCAG AGGACGATGGGGTGAGGAAGCCTGCAGGCCCCTGGAAGGTCTCAGACTTAGACATCATAGTGGACCCTGTGGTGGCCTCCGCTGAGCCCAGAGAGGGGCCCGGGTCCCCCGCAGGCTCCGACTGTGCTTCCT CGAACGATGCGAACTGGCCTTCCTTCACCAAGAGCAAAGCTCCAGACTGGAAGGACGCCAGCCGGGAACCGGGCAGCATGTCCGGCGGTGAAAAG GACTCCCCCAAAGTGCTGGGCACAATAACGGCCTTGTCCCGACAGCCGCCCCCTATCTATGGCACCTACCCCAGCGCGGGTCATCACTCAACAGTCTGCGCCACCAACTCCCTGCCCCGCTCTGCTCCGGCCACGCTGTCCTGGCAGAGAGCGCACCCTGCCTGCGGCTCCTCCTCGCAGCAGATTCAGCAGAGGATCACGGTACCTCCCAGCCCCACCTCGCAGTCCAGCTCACCCCTCTTCCCCCAGGCAGACAGGACCGAGCCCCCGCTGGCTGTTGCTGTGCGGCCCTTCGTTCCGGACCGAGGGTCGCGACCTCAGTCCCCAAGAAAAGGCCCTGCCACCATGAACTCCAGCTCCATCTACCACATGTACCTGCAGCAGCCCGCCTCCAAAAACtaccccagcagcagcagcagcactagAGCTGCCGTCAAAGCAG TCTATGGTAAACCAGTGTTGCCAGGCTCCGCCTCTGCCTCCCCCGTGCCCTTCCAGCACCAGACCTCCAGAGATGAAACTGACCGGGAAGCTGACCCTGAAGGCACGCCGCATCCTCCACCGGCTGTGGACAACATCCCCCGTCCTCTCAGCCCCACCAAACTCACCCCGGTGGCCCACTCGCCCCTGCGCTACCAGAGCGATGCTGATTTGGAGGTGCTGAGGAGGAAACTAGCCAACGCTCCCCGGCCACTTAAGAAACGGAGCTCCATCACAGAGCCTGAGGGTCCAAGTGGACCAAACATCCAGAAGCTTCTCTACCAGCGTTTCAACACACTAGCTGGTGGAATGGAATCCAGTGTAGGCGTCCCGCCGTTTTACCAACCAGATAGCCCCCTGAGCTACATGGGCTTGGACACTGCTAATGGGAATTTGCTTGAGCCAGGAACACTAGCTGCACCTCTAGCAGAGACATCCGCTCCAGAGCCAGCCCCCGCTTCATCACCCACAGCTGATGCCAATGAAAACCAACCGGCTGAACGAACAGAGTGCCCTCAGCCTATAGACACCTCAGTGTCTTCTTCTAAAGACCTGAGCCCTGAGGACAGTCATAACAATAATCAGAATAATCAGTCAGAAGGTCCGGAGACACAGCCTAGCCCACCACCCGAGACCCAAACACCTACAGAAGAGGAAACCGCAGAGGAGCCTGGCAGGGCCGCTTCA GCGAAACGGACCAACCTGAAGAAGCCTGGCTCCGAGAGGACGGGTCATGGCTTGAGGGTCAAGTTCAACCCCCTGGCGCTGCTTCTGGATGCATCTCTGGAGGGCGAGTTCGACCTGGTGCAGAGGATCATATATGAG GTGGAGAACCCCAGCACTCCTAATGACGAGGGCATCACGCCTCTCCATAACGCCGTGTGCGCTGGTCACCATCACATCGTGAAGTTCCTGCTGGACTTCGGAGTCAACGTCAACGCGGCAGACAGCGATGGATG GACGCCCCTGCACTGCGCGGCCTCCTGCAACAGCGTCCATCTCTGCAAGCTGCTGGTGGAGTCTGGGGCTGCCATATTTGCCACCACCATCAGTGATGTGGAGACGGCGGCGGATAAGTgtgaggagatggaggaggGATACGTCCAGTGCTCTCAGTTTCTCTATG GTGTGCAGGAGAAGCTGGGCGTGATGAATAAAGGTGCGGTTTACGCTCTGTGGGATTATAAGGCTCAGAGTTCAGATGAGCTGTCCTTCTGCGAGGGAGACGCTCTGACCATTCTGAGGCGCAGAGACGACACCGAGACAGAGTGGTGGTGGGCGAGGCTTAACAACCAGGAGGGATACGTCCCCCGAAACCTGCTGGGG